From a region of the Agrobacterium larrymoorei genome:
- a CDS encoding TetR/AcrR family transcriptional regulator — MPQSKKTPNSDDKPIRRRKSPKGELRREEILDAAMRHFAHDGYQSSSFAAIAEEVGLTLPGLLHYFPTKVDLLLAILNRRDIENTPSLTKDGEGWRHFLHGLVAVTQRNQTIPGVVRTFAVLNAESLTRNHPAEGWFGERVELVRSAVKSVLEAGVKAGELKPDLNCANIAAEVIAMMDGLQMLWLRNPDEFDMVAIFADYIERLIVSIEAPSA; from the coding sequence AAAAAGACACCGAACAGCGACGATAAGCCAATCCGACGCCGCAAATCGCCAAAGGGGGAGTTGCGCCGGGAAGAAATTCTGGATGCCGCCATGCGCCACTTTGCTCATGACGGTTATCAGAGTTCATCCTTCGCCGCGATTGCAGAAGAAGTCGGCCTCACGCTGCCCGGTCTCTTGCATTATTTCCCGACGAAGGTGGATCTGCTTCTGGCGATCCTGAACCGCAGGGATATCGAAAACACACCATCGCTGACGAAGGACGGAGAGGGCTGGCGCCATTTCCTCCATGGTTTAGTGGCAGTCACACAGCGCAACCAGACCATCCCAGGCGTCGTGCGCACCTTCGCCGTCCTCAACGCAGAAAGCCTGACGAGAAACCATCCAGCCGAGGGCTGGTTCGGCGAGCGCGTCGAACTTGTTCGCTCCGCCGTCAAAAGCGTGCTGGAAGCGGGCGTCAAGGCTGGCGAGTTGAAGCCGGATCTGAACTGCGCAAATATCGCCGCCGAAGTGATTGCGATGATGGACGGCCTGCAAATGCTCTGGCTCAGGAACCCTGACGAATTCGACATGGTCGCGATCTTCGCCGATTATATCGAGCGCCTCATCGTATCGATAGAAGCGCCTTCCGCCTGA
- the recX gene encoding recombination regulator RecX, which yields MEDKTVETAPTSRMLTWARNSTIYRLERRMMTERQLFDAISRKAKEKFEDISPEQIRALAESAVKFAYEIKALDDTAFAEITTRSAIRSGKSKRAIAQKLNQKGVSKDIAEHALQESDDLYAAVVLARKRRFGPFRRDEAVDEKRSNKEISAFARGGYSFDIAAKVYAMSLEDAEDILGSR from the coding sequence ATGGAAGACAAGACGGTAGAGACGGCGCCGACGAGCCGCATGCTGACATGGGCGCGAAACTCCACCATCTACCGGCTGGAAAGGCGGATGATGACGGAGCGTCAGCTGTTCGACGCGATTTCCCGCAAGGCGAAAGAAAAATTCGAGGACATCTCGCCAGAGCAGATCAGGGCCCTGGCCGAATCCGCTGTGAAATTCGCCTATGAGATCAAGGCGCTCGATGACACGGCTTTTGCGGAGATCACGACGCGCTCCGCCATTCGCAGCGGAAAATCGAAGCGGGCCATTGCCCAGAAGCTCAACCAGAAAGGTGTGAGCAAGGACATTGCCGAACACGCTCTTCAGGAAAGCGACGATCTTTATGCGGCAGTCGTGCTTGCCCGCAAGAGACGATTTGGCCCCTTCCGGCGTGACGAAGCGGTGGATGAAAAGCGATCAAACAAGGAAATTTCAGCATTCGCAAGAGGCGGATACAGTTTCGATATCGCGGCGAAAGTCTATGCGATGAGCCTTGAGGATGCCGAAGACATTCTCGGATCGAGATAG
- a CDS encoding c-type cytochrome, translated as MKMILFAAPAALALSAAAAMADGDPARGEQGFSKCSACHNIDNPRTRLGPHLMGVVGRPAGSVPDYPNYSQAMKDAGAGGLVWDEEALKQFLSSPKKKVPGTSMRFFGLWSETEIDDIIAYLKTKPLP; from the coding sequence ATGAAGATGATCTTGTTTGCGGCGCCTGCCGCGCTCGCGCTGTCCGCAGCGGCAGCAATGGCCGATGGCGATCCGGCGCGCGGGGAGCAGGGATTTTCGAAATGCTCCGCCTGCCACAATATCGATAATCCGCGCACGCGTCTGGGCCCGCATCTGATGGGCGTTGTCGGGCGGCCCGCAGGTTCGGTCCCAGATTACCCGAATTATTCACAGGCCATGAAAGATGCGGGAGCGGGCGGGCTGGTATGGGATGAGGAAGCGTTGAAGCAGTTCCTGTCCAGCCCCAAGAAGAAAGTGCCGGGCACATCCATGCGGTTTTTCGGCCTTTGGAGCGAAACAGAGATCGATGATATCATTGCCTATCTGAAGACAAAGCCTTTGCCTTGA